The following are encoded in a window of Massilia sp. R2A-15 genomic DNA:
- a CDS encoding DUF2145 domain-containing protein, which yields MRRLLTVAILAAALATKLAFAGTACETKKTDVATFVKAMTLAERTMKALDKSGAQVALIARVGQDLSKYGLRYSHMGYVWRDHPQGRWLVVHELNRCGTAQSALFDEGLGNFFLDDMHAYETRIVVPSPQVQQRIAAMLSSTTPLRLHDERYNMLAFPYSTNYQNSNQWLLETWAASVSDMPIDGRAQAQAWLKLAGFAPITIDIPAMTRLGARMFRANVSFDDQPFERRMAGRIDTVTVDSVVRFVHQRDPGSWEILVAI from the coding sequence GTGCGGCGCCTGCTCACCGTAGCGATCCTTGCCGCCGCACTGGCCACCAAGCTGGCGTTTGCCGGCACCGCGTGCGAGACGAAGAAGACCGATGTGGCCACGTTCGTGAAGGCGATGACGCTGGCCGAGCGCACCATGAAGGCGCTGGACAAGTCCGGCGCGCAGGTGGCGCTGATCGCGCGCGTCGGCCAGGACCTGTCGAAGTATGGCCTGCGCTACTCGCACATGGGCTACGTGTGGCGCGACCATCCGCAAGGGCGCTGGCTGGTGGTGCATGAACTGAACCGCTGCGGCACGGCGCAATCGGCGCTGTTCGACGAAGGCCTCGGCAATTTCTTCCTTGACGATATGCACGCCTACGAAACGCGCATCGTCGTGCCGAGCCCGCAGGTACAGCAGCGGATCGCCGCGATGCTGTCGTCGACCACGCCGCTGCGCTTGCACGATGAGCGCTACAACATGCTGGCGTTTCCGTATTCGACCAACTACCAGAACTCGAACCAGTGGCTGCTCGAGACCTGGGCGGCGAGCGTGTCGGACATGCCGATCGACGGGCGCGCGCAGGCGCAGGCGTGGCTGAAGCTGGCCGGCTTCGCGCCGATCACGATCGACATTCCGGCCATGACGCGGCTGGGGGCGCGCATGTTCCGCGCCAACGTCTCGTTCGACGACCAGCCGTTCGAGCGGCGCATGGCCGGCCGCATCGACACCGTCACGGTCGATTCCGTGGTGCGCTTCGTGCACCAGCGCGATCCCGGATCGTGGGAGATCCTGGTCGCAATTTGA